In Vigna unguiculata cultivar IT97K-499-35 chromosome 3, ASM411807v1, whole genome shotgun sequence, a single genomic region encodes these proteins:
- the LOC114174992 gene encoding squamosa promoter-binding-like protein 13A: MDWNLKAPSWDLSEVDQGNLPNMETVEGSSRYGMFRSKGEFSVDLKLGQVGNSGTESVLTKSKDAVGLSKISSSSSSSASSKRPRALANATHTVSCLVDGCHSDLTNCRDYHRRHKVCEVHSKTAQVTIGGQKQRFCQQCSRFHSLEEFDEGKRSCRKRLDGHNRRRRKPQPEPLTRSGSFLSNYQGTQLLPFSSSHVYPSTTVMNPTWGGIVASGEVRIHGHNQQHHNQGELFLGTTSPTGYKEGKQLAFMQGDHSLNNQSPHLAGGSVSQAQMFLRTGPCSESSGLRCKMLCDSLTSSVHDSSRALSLLSSPQPHSPGNGLSRMVNPHSPLMQPLGLSLHDGNSLGPVDPVLGLNGSDHSSSMYNIGSNGSQGNEAHPLFPFQWG; encoded by the exons ATGGACTGGAATCTGAAAGCACCTTCTTGGGATTTGAGTGAAGTGGATCAGGGAAACTTACCCAACATGGAAACAGTGGAAGGTTCAAGCAGATATGGAATGTTTAGAAGTAAGGGGGAATTTTCAGTTGACTTGAAGCTTGGTCAGGTGGGAAATTCTGGCACAGAATCAGTGTTGACCAAATCCAAAGATGCTGTTGGACTCTCCAAAatctcatcttcatcttcatcttctgcCTCATCTAAGAGACCTCGTGCCCTTGCCAACGCCACACACACAGTCTCGTGCCTTGTCGATGGCTGCCACTCTGATCTCACCAACTGCAGAGACTATCACAGGCGCCATAAGGTCTGCGAAGTTCATTCCAAAACTGCACAAGTCACAATCGGAGGCCAGAAACAAAGGTTCTGCCAGCAGTGTAGCAG GTTCCATTCACTGGAGGAATTTGATGAGGGGAAAAGGAGCTGCAGGAAGCGGTTAGATGGGCACAACCGACGGAGAAGAAAGCCCCAACCAGAACCTCTTACACGGTCTGGTAGTTTTTTGTCGAATTACCAAG GTACCCAGTTGCTACCTTTCTCAAGTTCACACGTATACCCATCGACTACTGTGATGAATCCCACGTGGGGTGGAATTGTTGCGTCTGGTGAAGTTAGGATTCATGGACACAACCAACAGCACCATAACCAGGGTGAGCTTTTTCTTGGGACAACTTCTCCAACCGGTTATAAAGAAGGGAAACAATTGGCCTTCATGCAAGGTGACCACTCTCTGAACAACCAAAGCCCACATCTCGCGGGTGGTTCCGTGAGCCAGGCCCAGATGTTTCTGCGGACCGGCCCGTGTTCTGAAAGCAGTGGGCTGAGGTGTAAAATGTTGTGCGATAGCCTAACAAGCTCGGTCCACGACTCCTCTCGTGCTCTCTCTCTTCTGTCATCACCACAGCCGCACAGTCCTGGAAATGGGTTGAGCCGAATGGTGAACCCGCATTCGCCCCTTATGCAGCCATTGGGCCTCAGCCTGCATGATGGTAACAGCTTGGGGCCCGTGGACCCGGTTTTGGGCCTTAATGGGAGTGACCATTCTTCGTCGATGTATAACATAGGTTCTAATGGATCGCAGGGGAACGAAGCCCATCCGCTGTTTCCCTTTCAATGGGGATAG